ATACAATCCCGCATCTAGTTAGGACGTGTAACTTTCCTTTTAATGAGCGCGTATTAGCTGTAGATACTGCTCCTCTTTCAGGTGATAAAGTTGGTCGTCCTGGTATTGGAACAATGGAACAATTGCGTAATGCTTGCGAGCAGTTACTTTCTTTAAATGTAGTAGATAAAATTGTTGATTTTGATTATACAAAAAAACATCAGCAGCAAATCTATAAAAAGCATTTTGGCAGTGCTATAAAACCTACACATAACTATAAAGGTTATCCAATTTTGGGGACAATTTTTAAAATTGAAAATTGTAAAAGTGATTATTTTCTTCACTTTGATAGCGATATGCTTTTACACCAAAAACAAAATTATAACTGGATAGAACACGGTATTCAACTCATGCAAGAAAATCCTGAAGTGATAGCCGTTAGACCTTTGACAGGACCACCTACTAAGGATGGAAATTTGTATCAAAGATTTCAATATGAATACGATACAGCAGGGTTTTACCGCTTCAAATTCTTTAGTAGCCGTGCTTATTTAATCAATCGCAAACGTTTTGAGTCTTTTCTCCCAATACCAGTTATTTGGCGACCCTTCCGACGAGAATTTCTCAATGCGTTACCTTTACAAATACAGACAATACTATGCAATTTAACTGGGGCTGGAGCTTTAGATTCATGGGAAGTGATGGTATCGAAAAAGATGGAACAAACTTCCTATGTTAGAGCCACTATCGCTTCCGATAAAGCATGGACTCTTCATCCCGTTAACCGAAGTCAAGATTTTATTCAAGCATTGCCAAAAATTATTGAAAAAATCGAAGCTGGTTGGTATCCTCCAGAACAAGCTGGACATTACGATCTCAAATGGGATATCTGGCAAGAAATTCTTGTTTAAATTTTTGTTTTGGGCATTTTCAGCGTTTCTTCAAATACATTAAATTGCGTCTGTTCATTACTCAAATATCTATTAAATAAGTAGATACTGAGAAAAATAATGTAAGTTCAAATCAAAATAAATATAAATTCATATTATGTTGTCTAACAAGTTAATAATACAATTTACTCGACCTCATGTAGTTAGAATTATTCTAACTATATTGTTAGGCTTCTCTGGAGGTTTATTTAATGGGGTGAGCACAACGTTAATTGTACCAATAGTTTTAAAGATTATCGGACAAAAAGTAGATCTGAATAATGCGCCTCCAATTCTCAAAATGATAATGGCTCCCTTCGATAGCGTTCCGGAAAATTATCGATTGATAGTCATGTCTTTATCAGTTGTCTTGATAATTTTTTTAAAGAATATAGCAAATTATAGCAGTACATTATCATCAAGTTCTTTAAAAAGAATGTTGGTCTCGGATATTCGAGAAGTTGCTATAAAGCAATTATTATATATTGATATAAGTTACTACACCAAAATGAAACTTGGTGACTTAATGAATCGGTTTAATACAGAAATATCTCGGGCTGCCAACTCTATCAGTAATTTAATTACATTAACAATAATCGCTATTACAATTTTAGTTTTCTTAGTCGTTTTAATGTCAATTTCTTGGCAATTAACTATTTGCTCGACACTTTTGCTCTCTTTGGTTGCTTTAGTAAATCAATATACAATTTATCGCTCAAAACATTTTGGCAAAGTTCTTAGTGATACGGCTAGAAATTTAACAAATACTTTGCTAGAGACCTTGAGTGGAATTCGCTTAGTTAAAGCAACAGCTAACGAAGAAAGAACGTATCAAAAAATTCAAACGTTAATTCGTGCTCGTGAAAAAGCCGAATTTCAATCTCAGCTATTAAATGAAGTTATTACGCCAGTCAGTGAAGTGACTGGCATTGCATCCATTATCCTAATTGTTTTTTTAGGAAAAATTTTATTTGCAGATAAAATAGCCTCACTTTCTGCAATTCTCCTCACATATTTGTTGGTGCTATTACGAGTCCTCCCATTGATTTCACAATTGAATACTCTCCGCAGTAGCTTTGCCAATAATTCTGCCAGCATGGATGTTGTGACTGATTTTTTACAGCGAGATAACAAACCCTTCATGGTTAATGGTAAAGTTACTTATACAAAATTACAGGAGGGAGTTCATTTCAACCACATATCCTTTGGCTATCCTGGTAATGATAAAGTAGTACTAAAGGATGTTGATTTATATTTACCACGTGGCACAATTCTGGCTTTAGTAGGTAGTTCTGGCGCTGGTAAATCAACGTTAGCAGATTTATTACCTAGGTTTTACGATCCCAATTCAGGCTGTATCACTATCGATGGAGTAGATCTCCGAGAGTTCAACTTGCAATCTTTACGGAAGGCAATGGGTATTGTCAGTCAAGATACCTTTCTTTTCAATGATTCAGTACGAAACAACATTGCTTATGGACGACCTGAGGCGACTTCTGAAGAAATTATTACAGCAGCAAAGCAAGCAAATGCTTATGAGTTCATTATCAAATTGCCTCAAGGGTTTGATACCCTTATTGGCGATCGCGGTGTGATGTTATCTGGTGGACAAAGACAAAGATTAGCGATCGCCCGCGCACTGTTACAAGATCCAGAGATTCTCATCCTTGATGAAGCTACGAGTGCTTTAGATACTGTTTCTGAACGCTTGGTGCAAGGAGCTATTGATGCTCTAAGCCGCGATCGGACAACCTTAGTCATTGCTCACCGTCTTTCTACAGTACAAAAAGCCCATCAAATTGCTGTGATGGATCAAGGACACGTTGTAGAGATGGGAACTCATGAAGAACTTTTACAACAAGGAGGTTACTACTCACGCCTGTATTCAATGCAGTTTGCCGAGCAAAATGAAGTTCAGATTAGCCGGGATGAAAGGCTGAAGCACATTGCGGATGAAGTGCAGAGTAAGCTCAACCCCATGATCGATCACCTGCGCTTGTTACTTGATGAGACTGTAGAAAAATCTCAAAACCGACAGGAGTTAATTGACCAATCTTTTAACTTAGCCGTTGAAATTCTCAATACTATCGAATCTTTTGAAGATAGTCTGAAGTTGCAAATTAGCTTGAAAGAGACGTCACTGACAGAGCCGCAAAAATTTACAAATACTCAGAATACAACCTTAATGCACATCTCTCATCAAATCCGAATACGCCTTAATTCAATGCTGGGGTTTCTTCGTTTACTAGCTGATGGGTTTGTGGATAGTTCTAAAGAGGAAAATGAATTAATTCAAGGTTCTTATTATTCTGCTATTGATTTATTGAATAGTATGAATTACTTAAAAATGTTGACCTAGAAACCGAAAAAAATATTTTTTAATCAAACATCAAGTTTATCTATGTAAATCAACCATTGATTTACTCAAAGGAAAAAATCATCGCAAACAGAATCATTTTTATAATTGAGAGAACAGAGGATTTAGAATTATGAGAAAAATTGCTATTTACTATCCCTATTTTACAGGTGGTGGAGCGGAAGCGGTAGTCTTATGGATGCTTCAAGCACTAAGAGAACGCTACGATTTAACATTATTTACAATTAGTCATATTGATTTTAAAAGACTGAATTCCATGTATGGAACCAACTTATCCAGTCAAAACATCAAAGTGAAAACGCTGGTGCCAAAAATTCTTAGCTATCTTTGTAATTTTATGATAGCCAATAGCGCAAAAATGAGACTTTTTTTTCTGCATCTTTTAATTCGGTTTTTTAAGCAAAATAATCAAAACTACGACCTTGTTATATCTGCATATAATGCAATAGATCTTGGTAAAGTTGGAATTCAATATATACATTGGGTTAAAGTTATTGAAGCCACACCTTTTTATAAAGAAATATCAAATTTTTCGGAAACACAATTAGCTGAGAATGTTTCTTTAGCAAATTCTTATTATGTTGCAAATATTGCTAAAGAAACTTATGGTGTCAATGCCAAGGTTGTATTTCCCCCTGTTGTGATGAATACTCCAAATGTACTTTGGAGCGACAAGGAAGACGCTTTCATTTGTAGTGGTAGGATAGTGAAAATGAAAGAGCCTCATAGAGTGATTAACATCCTTAAGTTGGTTCGCGAGCAAGGTTTTGATATTAAACTTTACTTGACAGGTGGAGGTGGTGGAATCTATGGATGGGAGTACAATCATTTCATTAAGAAGATAATTAAAGAAAATTCATCTTGGATTACCTTATATGAAAATCTTCCATATAAGGAATATATGAAAATTTTAGCTAAATGTAAGTACGGTATTCATTACAAGAAAGAACCGTTTGGAATTTCCATTGCGGAAATGGTTAAAGCTGGCGCTATCCCCTTCGTAAGGAATGTAGGTGGACAGATTGAAATAGTGGGTCAACACAACGGAGATCTGTTTTTTTCTAATGAAGTAGAAGCTGTTGAGAGGATTGTGGAGCTTTTAAAGAATCCGATTAAGCAATCTCAACTAATTCACTCTTTAGAAGAGCAGAGAAATTTGTTTTCTACTCATAAATTTATGTTAGAAATTAATGAAGTTGTGAGTTCCTATTTTGAAAAAATTATTGACACATCAAATAGTTTAGTAACAAGCCAAAAAGGCAAGTAAAATGACTAATTAATCATCCTAATCAATTAGGATTGTTATAAGAGGATGTTTGAAAAGTCTCAATTAATACAGCCTTGGCGATTGGAAATCGCGGCTATACAAGCAAAACCCACCTACGTGGGTTTTAATATCTTAATTTCCCGTTGGGACTTAAACAAAAATGAAGCCCAAATGTAGCCCAAACTAGCTTTATAAGCAGCAAACACGTCACGATTATGAGTCAACCAATCAAAGAAACGATAAGATATAGCTGTTCTAAAAGCTGACAAAGCTTCAGTAAAGGTATTCAAAGGTTTATTTGCCCACCTTCGTCTCAAACCCCCAGTCATCTGATGCCAAAGAATAAAAGTATATGCACAAAAAACTAAGATAAAATGTCGGAGTAAACTTATTTTATCTCGAACTTGATATTCTTTTAACCCTAGCCAACCCTTGGCTTCCCTATAAAAAACTTCCACCCAATTTCTTTGAGAATAAGTATTAACTATCCACTCAGGTGAAACAATTGATGTAGAAACATTAGTGATAAAATAGTCAATATCCGTCGCTTCCAAGAAAGTCTCAGCACTCATGACGATAGCAATATTTCGCTTTCCTTTCAGTTGTGATATTTCTACTTCTCTTGTTACTACCCATACTGTTTTTGGTTTATCTAATTTGAATTCAACTTTGCTGAAAGCCAATGAAGGTAAGCTTTGTGCTAATTCATCTAACCTCATTGTTTGTTGAACATTTTCTGATATGCTAAGAGTTATTTTTCGATTTTTGGCTACTCCTCCTAAATATTTTAGTTCTCTCTTTTCCAATTCTAATAAGAACGATGTATTGTTGCCATATCCAGCATCTATTAAAGTTAAAAGCTACTCAACGACGTATTGAGCAGCTTAATCCAGACAGACTGTTAGGTTTGATTGAGCCACACCACCAAATTCTATTTGGTGGATTCTGGCCAGGAGTCGGCGTTAACTTTTCGCCCGAAACCATTTGCATGGAATGGCTATCTGGTCAACGTTTCCTAGCTATGGGTCAACCGCTCTACCGCTCTACCAGGGACACGGGCTTTCGGACTAGCCTACTCCGGAGCGCGGATTAAGTCAACGCTTTCACACCGACCACGGGAGCGACTCCGCCCCACAATATGTGAAAACTCTCCTGATTTTTTTGTCCAAGTAACGATACCCCAGTACTTTCAACCGTGAGTATTGGACGAATACGATGTAGCGTAAGCATTTGCGCACCTTTATGTTGCCACCTATGTATCTCATTGCCACATAACTAATATGATTGCACATAACGAACACTCATTTCCAGAGTTTGACGGCGGTTAAAACCGCACAAGTCGCCTTTGGGCCCCGATATAAATAACGTATGAGCATCAATTCATTTAATTTCTTGACACTCGTGCTTGGGGGCTACCAGGCATCCCGCGTATTTTAGGTGTGGTACCTTCATACTAAGGGAGAACACTGAGGGAGTTGTTTCGTCACTACTCTTACAGAACTTTATTCTGGTTGTATTTAGTACATATGTTCTATACCGATGAATTATTATCTCTTTCCTCCGTGAATTCGCTATAGTATTTGTCAGATTCAGCTAAAAAAGAGAACTTAAGGCAGCAGAGTTCAGCAGCTTTCAAATTTTTCATTAAGCTTTAATTTGTGACTAGACAGGAGAGTTATCAAAATTGAAAGTTTCACTTGTTGTCAGTGACCTCAGCGGCGGTGGTAGTGTTCGAGCTATTTTACTAGCTCAAGTTTTGAGAAAGCTAAATTACCAAGTAGAAATTGTTGGCTTTCTTTTCGGTGATGATTTTTATACGATCCCTCCCTCTGACATTCCAGTAGTTGCGATCGCAGGCAAAAACTATCCACAGTTCTTGGGTGCGGCTAGAGAACTTTTGCAAAAACTAGATGGAGATCTTCTTTACGCTGTCAAACCTAAGCCCACCAGTTTTGGCGTTGCTTTAATTAAAAAAATTAGCAGTCATCGTCCTTTACTTTTAGATATGGATGACTGGGAACTAAGCTGGTACGGAGGTTTTGACTGGACTTATCGTCCCGGTTTCAAACAATTTTTGAGAGATCTTCTTACTAAGAATGGAGAATTGCGTGTTCCTGACCATCGCGTTTATGTCAGCTGGCTAGAAAACTTAGTCAGCAAGGCAGATCAGCT
This genomic interval from Scytonema hofmannii PCC 7110 contains the following:
- a CDS encoding ABC transporter ATP-binding protein is translated as MLSNKLIIQFTRPHVVRIILTILLGFSGGLFNGVSTTLIVPIVLKIIGQKVDLNNAPPILKMIMAPFDSVPENYRLIVMSLSVVLIIFLKNIANYSSTLSSSSLKRMLVSDIREVAIKQLLYIDISYYTKMKLGDLMNRFNTEISRAANSISNLITLTIIAITILVFLVVLMSISWQLTICSTLLLSLVALVNQYTIYRSKHFGKVLSDTARNLTNTLLETLSGIRLVKATANEERTYQKIQTLIRAREKAEFQSQLLNEVITPVSEVTGIASIILIVFLGKILFADKIASLSAILLTYLLVLLRVLPLISQLNTLRSSFANNSASMDVVTDFLQRDNKPFMVNGKVTYTKLQEGVHFNHISFGYPGNDKVVLKDVDLYLPRGTILALVGSSGAGKSTLADLLPRFYDPNSGCITIDGVDLREFNLQSLRKAMGIVSQDTFLFNDSVRNNIAYGRPEATSEEIITAAKQANAYEFIIKLPQGFDTLIGDRGVMLSGGQRQRLAIARALLQDPEILILDEATSALDTVSERLVQGAIDALSRDRTTLVIAHRLSTVQKAHQIAVMDQGHVVEMGTHEELLQQGGYYSRLYSMQFAEQNEVQISRDERLKHIADEVQSKLNPMIDHLRLLLDETVEKSQNRQELIDQSFNLAVEILNTIESFEDSLKLQISLKETSLTEPQKFTNTQNTTLMHISHQIRIRLNSMLGFLRLLADGFVDSSKEENELIQGSYYSAIDLLNSMNYLKMLT
- a CDS encoding glycosyltransferase; protein product: MRKIAIYYPYFTGGGAEAVVLWMLQALRERYDLTLFTISHIDFKRLNSMYGTNLSSQNIKVKTLVPKILSYLCNFMIANSAKMRLFFLHLLIRFFKQNNQNYDLVISAYNAIDLGKVGIQYIHWVKVIEATPFYKEISNFSETQLAENVSLANSYYVANIAKETYGVNAKVVFPPVVMNTPNVLWSDKEDAFICSGRIVKMKEPHRVINILKLVREQGFDIKLYLTGGGGGIYGWEYNHFIKKIIKENSSWITLYENLPYKEYMKILAKCKYGIHYKKEPFGISIAEMVKAGAIPFVRNVGGQIEIVGQHNGDLFFSNEVEAVERIVELLKNPIKQSQLIHSLEEQRNLFSTHKFMLEINEVVSSYFEKIIDTSNSLVTSQKGK